In the genome of Bacillus horti, the window TGGAAAGACAATGCTTGTACGTGCCCTTGCTCGCTCATTAGGCTGTAGCTTTAAACGTATTCAATTCACACCAGACTTACTCCCATCTGACGTAACTGGTGTCTCTATATATAACCAGAAAGAAGCTAATTTTGAATTTCGACAGGGTCCTATTTTCGGGAACGTCATTTTAGCCGATGAAATTAATCGTACATCCCCAAAAACACAATCTGCTCTATTAGAAGCTATGGAGGAGGGTAGTCTAACAGTTGATGGCGATACTAAACGATTACCAGAGCCCTTTATGGTTATGGCTACCCAAAACCCGATTGAATATGAAGGAACATTCCCATTGCCGGAAGCACAGCTAGACCGTTTTCTCCTGAAGCTAAGAATGGGATATCCCACACAAGAAGAAGAGATGGAAGTTCTCACGCGCATCCAAGAAAATCATCCAATCGATCAAATCCAAGAGGTTATCAGCAAGGAAGAGCTACAGCAGTTTCAACAAGCGGCTCGTTTGACTCATGTAGATGACTCCATCAAGGAATATATTGTAGAGCTTTCTCAGGCAACAAGAACACATCAAAGTGTTTATCTTGGAGCAAGTCCTCGTGGTTCTCTTGCTTTATTACGTGCTTCCCAAGCCTTGGCGTATATTCGAGGAAGAGAATACGTCATTCCTGATGATGTTAAATATCTGACTCCGCATACATTAGAGCACCGCATCATTTTAAAATCAGAGTCGCGCTTAAGCGGGGCAACCGTTTCCAACGTATTAAAAGAAGTAATCGGAAGTGTCAAGGTACCTGTATTTAAAGAACCAATGTATAAATAATCGCGGGTTTCATAAAAGGGACGTGTATGTATGAAAAACAAAGCATCCTATGGAGTATGGACTATATCTATATTATTAATTTGTGCCTATGTCTATGCCAAGTTTCAGGGCGGGTTTATTAGCTGGTTTATTTTCTATGCCTTCTTGCCTATTGCCATCATGGCTGTAGGGTTATTTCTATTTGCCTTCCGCGGTGTGCACGTAGTTCGAGAGCTAAAGAAACCTAAGTATACAGCAGGGCAAACTGTACAGGTGAGGCTGCGAATTATGAATCCGTATCGCTTTCCGTTTATCTACCTTATGGTTAAAGACAGTCTAGACCCTAGGCTTATAAATGCTG includes:
- a CDS encoding AAA family ATPase — translated: MGKNLATIQDFDQYHAKIASVMQNVNAVIVGKKPVVELMMVAIMSKGHVLLEDVPGVGKTMLVRALARSLGCSFKRIQFTPDLLPSDVTGVSIYNQKEANFEFRQGPIFGNVILADEINRTSPKTQSALLEAMEEGSLTVDGDTKRLPEPFMVMATQNPIEYEGTFPLPEAQLDRFLLKLRMGYPTQEEEMEVLTRIQENHPIDQIQEVISKEELQQFQQAARLTHVDDSIKEYIVELSQATRTHQSVYLGASPRGSLALLRASQALAYIRGREYVIPDDVKYLTPHTLEHRIILKSESRLSGATVSNVLKEVIGSVKVPVFKEPMYK